A window of the Tachyglossus aculeatus isolate mTacAcu1 chromosome 2, mTacAcu1.pri, whole genome shotgun sequence genome harbors these coding sequences:
- the LOC119943359 gene encoding putative olfactory receptor 52P1 produces the protein MSASNLTQSRPAFFILKGIPGLEALHMWISIPFSSLYCATILGNCTLLFIISTERSLHKPMYLLIAMLALTDLGMSTSTIPKVLCIFWFNWAKISFEGCLTQLFFIHSITALHSSILMTMAFDRYVAICQPLRYTSILSNGRIGLIGLAGLVRATLFILPMPLLLQKMPFCEHREILHTYCEHMAVVKVACADTRVNQMFGLAIALVVAGLDLSAIGSSYALILRAVLRLSSRQAHHKAVNTCTTHVCIMLTSYTACLFSFLTHRFGHGIPPHIHTILGNLYFLFPPMLNPIIYGVKTKEVWDKVAKYKCWNTAP, from the coding sequence ATGTCTGCCTCCAACCTGACTCAGAGCAGGCCCGCCTTCTTCATCTTGAAGGGCATCCCTGGGCTTGAAGCCTTGCACATGTGGATCTCCATCCCATTCTCCTCCTTGTACTGTGCCACCATCTTGGGGAACTGTaccctcctcttcatcatcagcaCTGAGCGGTCGCTGCACAAGCCCATGTATCTTCTCATCGCCATGCTGGCACTCACCGATCTGGGCATGTCCACCTCCACCATCCCCAAGGTCCTCTGCATCTTCTGGTTCAACTGGGCCAAGATCAGTTTTGAGGGCTGCCTCACCCAGCTCTTCTTCATCCACTCCATCACAGCCCTGCATTCATCCATCTTGATGACCATGGCcttcgaccgctacgtggccatctgccagcCCCTGAGGTACACCTCCATCCTCTCCAATGGGCGGATTGGCCTGATCGGGCTGGCGGGCCTGGTGAGAGccaccctcttcatcctccccatgCCCCTCCTCCTTCAGAAAATGCCCTTCTGTGAGCACCGGGAAATCCTGCACACCTACTGTGAGCACATGGCCGTGGTGAAGGTGGCCTGCGCAGACACCAGGGTCAACCAGATGTTTGGCCTGGCCATTGCCCTGGTGGTGGCGGGCCTGGACCTTTCAGCCATCGGTTCTTCCTACGCCTTGATCCTGCGGGCGGTGCTGCGTCTCTCGTCCCGCCAGGCCCACCACAAGGCCGTCAACACCTGCACCACGCATGTCTGTATCATGCTGACCTCCTACACTGcctgcctcttctccttcctcacccaccgCTTCGGCCATGgtatccctccacacatccacaccATCCTAGGCAACCTCTACTTCCTGTTCCCACCCATGCTGAACCCCATCATTTATGGGGTCAAGACCAAGGAGGTCTGGGACAAGGTGGCAAAGTACAAGTGCTGGAATACAGCCCCCTGA
- the LOC119943365 gene encoding olfactory receptor 52B2-like has product MFTSMANRVLSPSPCGSDQCWSGGKVNICDISEITPIDPSRGQLACWLWTALLSKGSPFHWFRETSSAWFQESETSAPEKDNREQGKMQLIPSMGPNPILPSLNETSLHPASFLLLGIPGLEVLHLWLSIPTCLIYISALLGNSALLFLILLERNLHTPMFLLLAMLTGADLALSTSTVPKTLSVLWALSQEISFHGCLAQIFFIHVTFIAESTILLAMAFDRYVAICQPLCYPAILTTAVTGRMGLAALGRALCVMVPAVFLLERLPYCGHRRVPHTYCEQMGIARLACAPIRANIWYGLTTTLLSPGLDMMFIGTSYGLILRAVFQLPSRDAKLKALGTCGAHFCVILLFYLPALFSFFAHLFGQGIPCHVHVLLANLYVLLPPMLNPIIYGVKTKPIRERMVHLLSCVPAAGRGS; this is encoded by the exons ATGTTCACATCAATGGCCAACCGTGTCCTTAGTCCATCTCCATGCG GCTCTGACCAATGCTGGTCTGGAGGGAAGGTGAATATCTGTGATATCAGTGAAATCACGCCTATTGACCCCTCAA GAGGACAACTGGCTTGCTGGCTGTGGACTGCACTGCTCAGCAAGGGATCTCCTTTCCACTGGTTCAGGGAGACGAGCTCTG CCTGGTTCCAAGAGTCTGAAACCTCAGCTCCAGAGAAAGACAACAGGGAGCAG GGAAAGATGCAGCTAATTCCAAGCATGGGACcaaaccccatccttcccagcctcAACGAGACCAGCTtgcaccctgcctccttccttctcctgggcatcccgggcctggaagttctCCACCTCTGGCTCTCTATCCCCACCTGCTTGATATACATCTCAGCTCTGCTGGGCAACAGTGCCCTtctcttcctaatcctcctcgagcgcaacctccacactcccatgttcCTCTTACTGGCCATGCTGACTGGGGCTGATCTGGCCCTATCCACTTCCACGGTCCCCAAGACACTGAGCGTTCTCTGGGCACTGTCCCAAGAGATCTCCTTCCATGGCTGCCTGGCCCAAATCTTCTTCATCCACGTCACCTTTATTGCTGAGTCCACCATCCTGTTGGCCATGGCcttcgaccgctacgtggccatctgccagcCTCTGTGCTACCCCGCCATCCTGACCACTGCAGTCACTGGCAGGATGGGACTGGCTGCCCTGGGCCGGGCCCTCTGTGTTATGGTCCCTGCTGTCTTTCTGCTGGAGCGGCTGCCCTATTGCGGTCACAGGAGAGTGCCACACACCTACTGCGAGCAAATGGGCATTGCCCGCCTGGCCTGTGCTCCCATCAGGGCCAACATCTGGTATGGCCTGACCACCACCCTGCTGTCACCTGGGTTGGATATGATGTTCATCGGCACCTCCTATGGCCTCATCCTCCGTGCTGTCTTCCAGCTCCCATCCCGGGATGCCAAGCTCAAGGCCCTGGGCACCTGCGGAGCCcacttctgcgtcatcctgctcttctacctcccggccctcttctccttctttgcCCACCTTTTTGGCCAGGGCATTCCCTGCCATGTCCATGTTCTCCTGGCCAACCTctatgttctccttccccctatgCTCAACCCCATCATCTATGGGGTCAAGACCAAGCCCATCCGGGAGAGAATGGTGCACCTCCTGTCTTGTGTCCCTGCAGCTGGCAGGGGCTCATGA